In Halarcobacter bivalviorum, a genomic segment contains:
- a CDS encoding YbgA family protein has product MKLGVSSCLIGTMCRYDGTNSKDGFITNILQEYFEFVPYCPEKMIFSTPREAIRLVNIKDEIRVVTSNTKKDVTEELKNISQVCIEQMQKDELCGFILKSKSPTCGLERVKVYQEVEAPSEKKGVGVFAEKIKENFPLLPVEEEGRLNDPWLRENFLMQIFAYKHLFEFLKSNPSFKELVEFHTSYKYLIYSKSQSSYKELGNIVANHDKNSIEEVLALYKVAFLEAISQKGSISKTYNVLLHILGYFKKLISKEEKQEMLEAMEEFKEEIIPLIAVIKLLNIYTKRFNLEYLLQQKFLNPYPKELALRSTVKAYK; this is encoded by the coding sequence ATGAAACTAGGTGTATCTTCTTGCCTTATTGGAACAATGTGCCGATATGATGGTACTAACTCAAAAGATGGCTTTATTACAAATATTTTACAAGAGTACTTTGAATTTGTCCCTTACTGTCCTGAAAAGATGATATTCTCTACTCCTAGAGAAGCAATTAGATTAGTTAATATTAAAGATGAAATAAGAGTAGTTACTTCAAATACAAAAAAAGATGTAACTGAGGAATTAAAAAATATTTCTCAAGTATGTATTGAACAGATGCAAAAAGATGAATTATGTGGTTTTATCTTAAAATCAAAATCTCCTACATGTGGACTTGAAAGAGTAAAAGTTTATCAAGAAGTTGAAGCTCCAAGTGAAAAAAAAGGTGTAGGAGTTTTTGCTGAAAAAATAAAAGAGAATTTTCCTTTACTTCCTGTAGAAGAAGAGGGTAGATTAAATGACCCTTGGCTTAGAGAAAATTTTTTAATGCAAATCTTTGCTTATAAACATCTATTTGAGTTTTTAAAATCAAATCCTTCCTTTAAAGAGTTAGTTGAGTTTCATACTTCATATAAATATTTAATCTATTCAAAATCTCAAAGTTCATATAAAGAGCTTGGAAATATTGTTGCTAATCATGATAAAAATTCTATTGAAGAGGTTTTAGCTTTATATAAAGTAGCCTTTTTGGAGGCTATTTCACAAAAAGGAAGTATCTCTAAAACTTATAATGTACTCTTACATATTTTAGGATATTTTAAAAAGCTTATTTCTAAAGAAGAAAAACAAGAGATGTTAGAAGCAATGGAAGAGTTTAAAGAAGAGATTATCCCTTTAATTGCTGTAATCAAACTACTAAATATCTATACAAAAAGATTTAATTTAGAGTATTTATTACAACAAAAATTTTTAAACCCTTATCCAAAAGAGTTAGCACTTAGGTCAACGGTAAAGGCTTATAAATGA
- a CDS encoding TonB C-terminal domain-containing protein — MQDKNYFYLSGIISVSIYFIVGFFFLLYISAPTAKKFDINTKATVLELELISTKSNEKKVAKKSEKVEEEIVKKATSRSDKQQADFKSLFANVKTNTNKVVEKDVSTQQASIDPSRFKSKFEKEKKSDNTQVSKLLSDVKTTTNQPVVNSASKGEEHEYFSKIKQILWERWNPKLLEDGLVVKVLVMITNSGEFDYRVIKYSNDIRFDESLKEFLNAQTKEVFPTHNINSKVDIIINFKSEG, encoded by the coding sequence ATGCAGGATAAAAACTACTTTTATCTATCAGGTATCATATCTGTCTCTATTTATTTTATTGTTGGTTTCTTCTTTCTTTTATATATTAGTGCTCCAACAGCTAAAAAATTTGATATTAATACAAAAGCTACTGTTTTAGAGCTAGAATTAATTTCAACAAAATCAAATGAAAAAAAAGTTGCTAAGAAAAGTGAGAAAGTTGAAGAAGAGATTGTAAAAAAAGCTACTTCTCGTTCAGATAAACAACAAGCTGACTTTAAATCATTATTTGCTAATGTAAAAACAAATACAAATAAAGTTGTTGAAAAAGATGTTTCTACACAACAAGCATCAATAGATCCAAGTAGATTTAAATCAAAATTTGAAAAAGAGAAAAAAAGTGACAATACACAAGTTTCTAAACTTTTAAGTGATGTTAAAACAACTACAAATCAACCAGTTGTAAACTCTGCAAGTAAAGGGGAAGAACATGAATACTTTTCAAAAATTAAACAAATTTTATGGGAAAGATGGAATCCAAAATTATTAGAAGATGGTCTTGTTGTCAAAGTTCTTGTAATGATTACTAATAGCGGTGAATTTGATTATCGAGTAATAAAATATTCAAATGACATTCGTTTTGATGAATCATTAAAAGAGTTTTTAAATGCTCAAACTAAGGAAGTTTTTCCTACACACAATATTAACAGTAAAGTTGATATTATAATAAACTTTAAATCGGAAGGTTAA
- the atpD gene encoding F0F1 ATP synthase subunit beta, translating to MKGNIIQVMGPVVDVEFDGYLPEINEAIEVTLADVNQDRLVLEVAAHIGDSRVRTIAMDMTEGLKRGQECTATGGPIKVPVGEAVLGRIFNVIGDPVDEGEAIPAETERWSIHRAAPSFEEQSTKTEMFETGIKVVDLLAPYSKGGKVGLFGGAGVGKTVIIMELIHNVAFKHSGYSVFAGVGERTREGNDLYHEMKDSNVLDKVALCYGQMSEPPGARNRIALTGLTMAEYFRDEKGLDVLMFVDNIFRFAQAGSEMSALLGRIPSAVGYQPTLAREMGALQERITSTAKGSITSVQAVYVPADDLTDPAPASVFAHLDATTVLNRKIAEKGIYPAVDPLDSTSRILSVDVLGEEHYGVARGVQSVLQKYKDLQDIIAILGMDELSEEDKLVVARARKIERFLSQPFFVAEVFTGSPGKYVELSDTIAGFKGILDGKYDNIPEMAFYMVGGIDEVLAKAEGMK from the coding sequence ATGAAAGGTAATATTATTCAGGTAATGGGTCCTGTTGTAGACGTAGAGTTCGACGGATATTTACCAGAAATTAACGAAGCTATTGAAGTTACATTAGCGGACGTTAACCAAGATAGATTAGTTCTAGAAGTTGCTGCACACATTGGTGATAGTAGAGTTAGAACTATTGCTATGGATATGACAGAAGGTTTAAAAAGAGGACAAGAGTGTACTGCTACTGGTGGACCAATTAAGGTTCCAGTTGGTGAAGCTGTTCTTGGTAGAATTTTCAACGTAATTGGTGATCCAGTTGATGAAGGTGAAGCTATTCCTGCAGAAACTGAAAGATGGTCAATCCATAGAGCTGCTCCTTCTTTTGAAGAGCAATCAACTAAAACAGAAATGTTTGAAACTGGTATCAAAGTAGTTGACTTATTAGCACCATATTCAAAAGGTGGAAAAGTTGGACTATTCGGTGGTGCTGGAGTTGGTAAAACAGTTATTATTATGGAACTTATCCACAACGTTGCGTTCAAACACTCAGGTTACTCAGTATTTGCTGGTGTTGGTGAGAGAACAAGAGAAGGTAATGACCTTTATCACGAAATGAAAGACTCTAACGTACTTGACAAAGTTGCATTATGTTATGGTCAAATGAGTGAGCCTCCAGGTGCAAGAAATAGAATTGCATTAACTGGTCTTACAATGGCTGAATACTTCAGAGATGAAAAAGGTCTTGATGTATTAATGTTCGTTGATAATATCTTTAGATTTGCTCAAGCAGGTTCTGAGATGTCAGCATTATTAGGAAGAATTCCTTCAGCGGTTGGTTATCAACCAACATTAGCTAGAGAAATGGGTGCATTACAAGAGAGAATTACTTCAACTGCAAAAGGTTCTATTACTTCTGTTCAAGCAGTATATGTTCCTGCGGATGACTTAACTGACCCAGCTCCAGCTTCAGTTTTCGCACACTTAGATGCAACTACAGTACTTAATAGAAAAATTGCAGAAAAAGGTATTTACCCTGCAGTTGATCCACTAGATTCAACTTCAAGAATCTTAAGTGTAGATGTATTAGGTGAAGAGCACTATGGCGTAGCTAGAGGTGTTCAATCTGTATTACAAAAATACAAAGATTTACAAGATATTATTGCAATTCTTGGTATGGATGAGTTATCTGAAGAAGATAAACTTGTTGTAGCAAGAGCAAGAAAAATTGAAAGATTCTTATCTCAACCATTCTTCGTTGCAGAAGTATTTACAGGATCTCCAGGTAAGTATGTTGAATTATCAGATACAATTGCTGGATTCAAAGGTATCCTAGATGGTAAATATGACAACATTCCAGAAATGGCATTCTATATGGTTGGTGGAATCGACGAGGTATTAGCAAAAGCTGAGGGAATGAAATAA
- the atpG gene encoding ATP synthase F1 subunit gamma, with translation MANLKEIKLKIGSVKNTQKTTKAMKLVSSAKLTRTRQLSDQARSYAKKINEVLSEIANRVSKVQDGGNHNKAFIPNENPKTVDLVFVTADKGLCGGFNMTTIKKVSELAAQYESQGVTVRYRVAGRKGVDYFSFQGKELLQKVTDLSSAPDYDRASDFINEVVEDFKKGETDKVVLIYNGFLNMLTQEIRVRDLLPISLEDVEATEQETSMLEIEPDDDEEVLEELTGKYIDFNMYYSLIDSLAAEHSARMQAMEAATNNAKDRVNSLTVEYNKARQAAITTELIEIISGVEALK, from the coding sequence ATGGCTAACTTAAAAGAGATTAAATTAAAAATTGGAAGTGTTAAAAACACTCAGAAGACTACAAAAGCTATGAAGCTTGTATCTTCTGCAAAACTTACTAGAACTAGACAACTATCTGATCAAGCTAGAAGTTATGCTAAGAAGATTAATGAAGTTCTTTCTGAGATCGCAAATAGAGTTAGCAAAGTTCAAGATGGGGGTAACCACAATAAAGCGTTTATTCCTAATGAGAACCCAAAAACTGTAGATTTAGTTTTTGTTACTGCTGACAAAGGACTTTGTGGTGGTTTTAACATGACTACTATTAAAAAAGTTAGTGAATTAGCAGCTCAATATGAGTCTCAAGGTGTAACAGTAAGATATAGAGTAGCTGGAAGAAAGGGAGTTGATTACTTCTCTTTCCAAGGTAAAGAGTTATTACAAAAAGTAACTGACTTATCTTCTGCACCAGATTATGATAGAGCTTCTGATTTTATTAATGAAGTAGTTGAAGATTTCAAAAAAGGTGAAACAGATAAAGTTGTATTAATTTACAATGGATTCTTAAATATGCTTACTCAAGAAATTAGAGTAAGAGATTTATTACCAATTAGTTTAGAAGATGTTGAGGCAACTGAACAAGAAACTTCTATGCTAGAAATTGAACCAGATGATGATGAAGAAGTGTTAGAAGAATTAACAGGTAAATATATTGATTTCAATATGTATTACTCATTAATTGACTCTTTAGCAGCAGAACACTCTGCAAGAATGCAAGCTATGGAAGCTGCAACTAACAATGCTAAAGATAGAGTTAACTCTTTAACAGTAGAATACAATAAAGCTAGACAAGCTGCAATTACAACAGAGCTGATAGAGATTATCAGTGGTGTTGAAGCATTAAAATAA
- a CDS encoding biopolymer transporter ExbD: MFDYNQKPDLNITPLVDIMLVLLAILMVTAPVVEFEEPVNLPKGSKSQQIQAVKKIDILLTKDKNIKINKKSFEFSTFADNFVLFAKDKDRKTPIHIRAEKTLMYDDVIYILKSVKEAGFTKVSLITDG, from the coding sequence ATGTTTGATTATAATCAAAAACCTGATTTAAATATTACTCCTTTAGTTGATATTATGCTAGTGCTTCTTGCAATTTTAATGGTAACTGCACCTGTGGTAGAGTTTGAAGAGCCAGTAAACCTTCCAAAAGGAAGTAAATCTCAACAAATCCAAGCTGTTAAAAAAATCGATATTCTATTAACAAAAGATAAAAATATAAAAATTAATAAAAAGAGTTTTGAGTTTTCTACTTTTGCAGATAATTTTGTTCTTTTTGCAAAAGATAAAGATAGAAAAACACCTATACATATTCGTGCAGAAAAGACTTTGATGTATGATGATGTTATTTATATTTTAAAGTCAGTTAAAGAAGCTGGTTTTACTAAAGTTTCACTTATTACAGATGGATAA
- the atpC gene encoding ATP synthase F1 subunit epsilon — protein MDTLKLSIVAPNGQIFSDDVKSVTLPGKEGEFGVLPGHASLVSSLTVGVIIIEKADSTDAVAINWGHVKVSESAVDVLVDGAVALTSGQDSEIARNIEAAKDLVNSVKDANVSLAAVEAKINSFA, from the coding sequence ATGGATACACTAAAATTATCAATAGTTGCACCAAATGGTCAAATCTTTAGTGATGACGTAAAATCTGTAACTCTTCCAGGAAAAGAGGGAGAGTTCGGAGTTTTACCAGGACATGCTTCTTTAGTATCATCATTAACTGTTGGCGTAATTATAATAGAAAAAGCAGATTCAACTGATGCAGTTGCAATTAACTGGGGTCACGTTAAAGTAAGTGAAAGTGCTGTTGACGTATTAGTTGACGGGGCTGTAGCTCTTACTTCTGGACAAGATTCTGAAATTGCAAGAAACATTGAAGCTGCAAAAGATTTAGTTAACTCTGTTAAAGATGCAAATGTATCATTAGCAGCAGTTGAGGCTAAAATCAACTCATTCGCTTAA
- a CDS encoding MotA/TolQ/ExbB proton channel family protein yields MIDSALNYLSNGSAITLLVLWSLSLYMVLVFWIFIYRFLSLKSSILTEQKSLEALTSRSSTLSPMSALNKCANGVNNKEILDACEINIIKDASVGISWMSIIASTAPFIGLFGTVVGILESFAKFSSHSKVGFSVIAPAISEALVATAAGIFVAIFAYTFHQILVRKVYELNTYIKAQAKILIAKG; encoded by the coding sequence ATGATTGATTCAGCTTTAAATTATTTAAGTAATGGTAGTGCCATAACACTTTTAGTGTTATGGTCACTTTCATTATATATGGTATTAGTTTTTTGGATATTTATCTACAGATTTCTATCTTTGAAATCTTCTATTCTTACTGAACAAAAATCACTTGAGGCATTAACTTCTAGAAGTTCAACATTAAGTCCAATGTCAGCACTTAATAAATGTGCAAATGGAGTTAATAATAAAGAGATTCTTGATGCTTGTGAAATAAATATAATTAAAGATGCTAGTGTTGGAATTTCATGGATGTCTATTATTGCATCTACAGCTCCTTTTATAGGTCTATTTGGTACAGTTGTAGGAATTCTTGAATCATTTGCAAAATTTTCAAGTCATTCAAAAGTTGGTTTTTCTGTAATTGCTCCCGCAATTTCTGAAGCTTTAGTTGCAACAGCAGCTGGAATTTTTGTGGCAATATTTGCATATACATTTCATCAAATTTTAGTAAGAAAAGTTTATGAGTTAAATACTTATATTAAGGCACAAGCAAAAATCTTAATTGCTAAAGGTTAA
- the tolB gene encoding Tol-Pal system protein TolB has protein sequence MKKILSLLFLITTFVFAADAELDIIKKSGSLPKIEVSVSPKAMNAVLTNKVAKMIEKDLMVSGHFDVVASSQVVDYNSNPDMLVLSNKGTDLFVNLDANVSSFGGYTVMLKMYDVNAKKMVLNRSFSTSKEDRFPFIAHRIAITINKHLNAPLIDWMDKFVIFSQYKSARKADIIIADYTLTFQMPVIRGGLNIFPKWASDKQDSFYYTTYDSGIPTLVKTNIYTRQREVIMQSEGMLVASDVSSDSKKVLITASPNHQPDIYLYDTVTKTKKRLTTYKGIDVGAHFIDNEKRIVFVSDRLKYPNIFAKDIGGRGVERLVYHGNNNSSATTYKDYVVYTSRDRNNEFGSYTFNLYLMSTKSDFLKRLTSNGSNQFPKFSKDGESIIFLKTVNNRSSIGIIRLNYSKSFTFPLKNGKIQSIDW, from the coding sequence ATGAAAAAAATATTATCACTTTTATTTTTAATTACAACATTTGTTTTCGCTGCTGATGCAGAGTTAGATATTATTAAAAAGTCAGGTTCTCTTCCTAAAATCGAAGTTTCAGTTTCTCCAAAAGCTATGAATGCAGTTTTAACTAATAAAGTTGCAAAAATGATTGAAAAAGATTTAATGGTTAGTGGACATTTTGATGTAGTTGCTTCTTCTCAAGTGGTAGATTATAATTCAAATCCAGATATGCTGGTTTTATCAAATAAAGGAACAGACCTTTTTGTAAATCTTGATGCAAATGTAAGTAGTTTTGGTGGTTATACTGTAATGCTAAAAATGTATGATGTAAATGCAAAAAAGATGGTATTAAATAGAAGCTTCTCTACTTCAAAAGAGGATAGATTTCCTTTTATTGCACATAGAATTGCAATCACTATAAATAAACATCTAAATGCCCCTTTAATTGATTGGATGGATAAATTTGTAATCTTTTCACAATATAAAAGTGCAAGAAAAGCAGATATTATAATTGCAGACTATACTCTAACTTTTCAAATGCCTGTAATTAGAGGTGGATTAAATATTTTCCCAAAATGGGCTAGTGATAAACAAGATAGTTTCTATTACACAACATATGACAGTGGTATTCCAACTTTAGTGAAAACTAATATTTATACTAGACAAAGAGAAGTTATAATGCAAAGTGAGGGAATGCTTGTTGCTTCTGATGTAAGTTCTGATAGCAAAAAAGTTTTAATTACAGCTTCTCCAAATCATCAACCTGATATCTATCTTTATGATACTGTTACAAAAACAAAAAAGAGGTTGACTACATATAAAGGTATTGATGTAGGTGCTCATTTTATTGATAATGAAAAAAGAATAGTTTTTGTATCTGATAGATTAAAATATCCAAATATTTTTGCAAAAGATATTGGTGGAAGAGGTGTTGAAAGATTAGTTTATCATGGAAATAATAACTCATCTGCTACAACTTATAAAGATTATGTAGTTTATACAAGTAGAGATAGAAACAATGAATTTGGTTCTTACACTTTTAATCTTTATTTAATGTCAACAAAGAGCGACTTCCTTAAAAGATTAACTTCTAATGGAAGTAATCAATTTCCTAAGTTTTCAAAAGATGGGGAGTCTATTATTTTCTTAAAAACTGTAAATAATAGAAGTTCTATAGGAATAATTAGATTGAATTATTCAAAATCATTTACATTCCCATTAAAAAATGGAAAGATTCAATCAATAGATTGGTAA
- a CDS encoding cryptochrome/photolyase family protein, producing MKQILWFRRDLRVSNSALLHYAKNEVLPIFIFDKNILDSLPKDDRRVTFIYDSVLKLKKSLKTLGLDLAIFYDEPIKVFEKLKNEFDEVLCSVDFDSYAIKRDKEVEKLLPLRRFNDSFILNPNEHLKSDGTPYKVFTPFYKSLNLITEASSIEEYKLNENIRLSSFAYDNTPSIKELGFEKQELPSFLYKDAKSLLEEFLLKIESYQEDRDYFYKDATSKLSAHLRFGLISAKEIFNIVKKSNVNNYEFFIRELFWREFYNYILFHFPNSEKENFNGIKIEWNKDEEDFKKWCEGKTGVPIIDAAMIHLNQTGLMHNRLRMIVSSFLTKNLFIDWRKGEEYFALKLLDYEASSNIGSWQWSSSTGADAAPYFRIFNPYTQSSKFDKEGIFIKSVIKELKDVDARLFHTENALSSNLFFDYPKAMVDISLSRKRAIELFKKAKDESL from the coding sequence ATGAAACAAATTCTTTGGTTTAGAAGAGATTTAAGAGTTTCTAATAGTGCATTATTACACTATGCAAAAAATGAAGTTCTTCCTATTTTTATTTTTGATAAAAATATTTTAGATTCTTTACCTAAAGATGATAGAAGAGTTACTTTTATTTATGATTCAGTACTTAAATTAAAAAAGAGTCTAAAAACTTTAGGTTTAGATTTAGCAATATTTTATGATGAGCCAATAAAGGTATTTGAAAAACTAAAAAATGAGTTTGATGAAGTTTTATGTTCAGTTGATTTTGATTCATATGCAATAAAAAGAGATAAAGAAGTAGAAAAACTTCTTCCTTTAAGAAGATTTAATGACTCATTTATTTTAAACCCAAATGAACATCTTAAGAGTGATGGAACTCCTTATAAAGTATTTACACCCTTTTATAAATCACTTAATTTAATAACTGAAGCCTCTTCAATTGAAGAGTATAAGTTGAATGAAAATATAAGATTGTCTTCTTTTGCTTATGACAATACTCCTTCTATAAAAGAGTTAGGTTTTGAAAAACAAGAGTTACCCTCTTTTTTATATAAAGATGCAAAAAGTTTGTTGGAGGAATTTTTGTTAAAAATAGAAAGCTATCAAGAAGATAGAGATTATTTTTATAAAGATGCAACATCAAAATTATCAGCTCATTTAAGATTTGGTCTTATTTCTGCTAAAGAGATTTTTAATATTGTAAAAAAATCAAATGTTAATAATTATGAATTTTTCATAAGAGAACTTTTTTGGAGAGAGTTTTATAACTATATTCTTTTTCATTTTCCAAATTCTGAAAAAGAGAATTTTAATGGAATTAAAATAGAGTGGAATAAAGATGAAGAGGATTTTAAAAAGTGGTGTGAGGGGAAAACAGGAGTACCAATTATAGATGCGGCAATGATTCATCTAAATCAAACAGGACTTATGCATAATAGATTAAGAATGATTGTCTCTTCTTTTTTAACGAAAAATCTTTTTATAGATTGGAGAAAAGGAGAAGAGTATTTTGCTTTAAAGCTTTTAGATTATGAGGCTAGTTCAAATATTGGTTCTTGGCAATGGAGTTCTAGTACAGGAGCAGATGCAGCACCATATTTTAGAATTTTTAATCCCTATACTCAATCTTCAAAGTTTGATAAAGAAGGAATTTTTATAAAATCTGTAATAAAAGAGTTAAAAGATGTTGATGCAAGACTATTTCATACCGAAAATGCTTTATCTTCAAACTTATTTTTTGATTATCCTAAAGCAATGGTAGATATCTCTTTATCAAGAAAAAGAGCAATTGAACTTTTTAAAAAGGCTAAAGATGAAAGTTTATGA